The following DNA comes from Desulfurococcus sp..
GTAGGCGACGTGGTGTTCAGCCTGAGACCAGGCTATTCTGCCTCTACAAGCCTTGTAATCAATAAGAGTAGTGGTGAAGGCATAATATTCTCGCCTGCTATTCCACTTAAAACTATAACTGGAACACATGCAGACTTACCATTCTACCCTCAACTACTCGCAGTATTTAGTGCGATAGGATCCTCCATTACTCCTGGACGCTTAGGCTATATAAGCTCGACGAGTATAGCCCCAACGATAGCATATATCCTAGGGATTGCACCACCCCTTAATGCTACAGGCATTGTTCTCCCTATAGTAGGGCCAAGGCTAGTGACTACAACTACTACAGAAGTATTTACTGAGACGGCAACAAAAACTTTAGTGGAGACTAGAGTATCGACTACTACGTTAACTTCAACGAATACTGTAAAGGTAACCGAGGTTAGAACCGAAACCTTAATGGAGACTGAAACCACGACGCTAACTGTTAAAACTATTGATACTAGCTCGCTTATACTAGTAGTTGTGCTAGCACTAGTAGTCGGGGCTATTCTAGGAGGACTGCTATTAAGGAAACGCTAATCCTATTATTCTATTCCAGCTTTTTTTACTCACGTTAACTTTCTAGTTTCATGTGGTTAAATGACTGTAGTCTCTTAGATTATGCTTGGTGGATGAGTTGAGTAAGGCTACCAGTGGAGGAGACTTGGTCTCAGTGCTAACTAAGGAGAAGAAGATAAGGATAGTGCCCGATACGTCGCTCGACTCTCTGATTGCTGCAAGCATTCTCTTGAAGACTCTTAGAGAGCATAATAAGTCGCCTAGGGTTTCCCTGGATCCCAAGTTGCTCCTAGATGACAGGGATGAACCATCAATTCTCTTGAATCTACCGCCTGTCAGCGGGAGCAGGCAGGTCTCGCTAGTTTTTACGGGGGAGAGCTCTATTACAGGTATTATTGCCAGCTTGCTCGACGACTTATTTGTGATCGAGTGGTGGGATAAAGTACTAGCTATAATTGCTGGCTTATACAGGAATCTATACGTCTTTAGGGAAGGTAAGTTCAAGGGTGTTGAAGACAGGATTCTAAGAGAGCTGATTAGCAGTAAAAAGCTTGTAGAAGTCCCGTCAATGCTGAGGGCGTGGGGAGTTGATAGACTAGGGTTAGCGCGCTCGCTTAAAAGAACTCTTATTCCATTCATGCCTGGCTTAACAGGTAATATTGAACCCATAAAAGAGATCACCCAGAGGATCTTCAAGAGGAATCCCGAGGAGCTCAGGGTGCTTGATGCCTCCAACGAGAAGGAGATGATACTGCTACTTGAGTTTCTGCGAGAGCTGGCTAGAGTCCTAAACGTGAATGTAGGAGAGCTTTCAAACAAGCTGCTAGGCGACTTCATAGTATCCAGCGAGGTCTTCGAGGGTTTAAAGCTACAGTTAAGTGAAGCTATGGGAGCCCTCTTAGTCTTCAACAGCTTAGAGAAACGCAACCCACTATATGTTATCGGGGTCAGTGTTGATTCAAGCTTAATACCCTCCATGCTTACAGTCTACGAAGAACACATTGAGGAAGCATCTAGCTTGCTCGGAATAACAATACCGAAGTGGCTGGCTGATAGAAGCGAGTATATTGATGTAGAAGAGTTCTTCGAGAGACCGGGGATAGTTGCAGATATCCTAGGTAATCTTAACGCTCTACCACAGGGAAGGCCCGTTCTAATACTACATGAAGGAGTAAAGGTGACAGAGCTGAGAGAGCTCTTGAGAATCGGTGTTAAACCAGAAGATGCTTACGCTAGGTGCGATGAGGTGCAGTTATGCGTAGTAAAGTAGAAGACCGGCATTCCTGCATAGCATGCTTAACTATTAGCGGTCCTCGAGAGTTCGTTGAAGCAGTATACTCCTCACTACACCCAGATAACCTGGAGGCTGGAGAGGAGATCAGGATCTCGGAGACTATCAGCAGCAACCTGTACAAGGTTGAAGTAAGCGTCAAGGGTGGACTCTCCAGTGCCTTTAAAACAGCACGCTCTACAATCAGCGAGATACTAAACCTGCTGGCAATGCTTGAATCTGTAATTGAGGGGACTGCCTGAGAATTTAAATATCCCTTTAAGGCATTACTCCGCCTGATTTAGATGGTTAGAGGCTGACTAAAATGTCTTCAGGGCGTAGAGCTGTAGTGAGAGATAAATGGAAGCTTAAGAAGTGGTATGATGTAGTAGTCCCACAATCACTCGGCGGCATAGTAGTAGCTACAACCCCCGCCGACACCCCTGAGAAACTGATCGGGAGAGTTGTTGAGACAACACTCTACGATATAACCGGTGATATAACACAAGTCCACGTTAAATTATACTTCCAGGTCACGAGTGTGGAAGGGAACAAGGCTTTAACAAGGTTTAAAGGACACGAGCTAGCGAGAGACTACATTAAGAGCCTAGTGAGAAGGAAGAGCAGCAAGATCCAGGGGATAGTTGACGTGACAACCAAGGATGGATACAAGCTACGTGTAACTATAATAGCGCTGACAAGTTATAGGTGCAAGACAACCCAGAAGAAGGCTATCAGAAAGATTATGAGGGAGTACATACTCAAGAAGGCGAGCGAGCTGACACTAGACGAATTCCTCCAGGAGATACTAAGCTACAAGATCTCGAGTGAGATAGCTGAGCTAGCGAGAAAAATATACCCGATTAGAAGAGTTGAAGTATATAAGTCGAAGCTGCTAGCAGCGCCGCCAGTATCCGTGGAGCCTAAGCCTGCTGCTACACCACAGCTAGGCTGAAAGCCTCACGCCCGCTCCTCGGGTAGCTGGGTTTTTCCATAAGCATGAAGACTATTTGAATCGGGTAGTCTGGTTCTACAGTTAGTAGTAGATTTACTTGAATACTACTATTTGATAGTTTAGCGTTAAGTATATTTTATCGAGCAGCAGGAACATACTAGCTGAGGGAGGATTTTTGAAGGCAGTTATACTAGCTGCTGGAAACGGTGTTAGACTGAAGCCTGTGACCGAGACTCGCCCCAAACCCTTAGTCCCAGTCCTCTGTAAACCCCTACTACTCTGGCATCTAGAGAGACTCGCCTCAGTTAGAGAGATAGATGAAGTTGTAATCGTTGTTGGATACATGGATACCGCTATTAGAACCCTAGTTGAAAGCTACAAGCATCCATTCAAAGTAAGGTTTGTTAAGCAGGAGAAGCCCTTAGGTACTGGAGACGCTGTTATAAAGGGGATTGAAGGCTTGGATCACGATGAGGATGTAGTTATAGTATACTCCGACATCTACTCCTCTGTAAACGTAATACCAGAGATCGCCAGAATTGAAGGAAGTGTTCTCGTCGCCGCCGAGGTAAGCGATCCAGAGAAATACGGTGTTATAGTCGAGGAGAATGGGTTCCTGAAGACCATAGTGGAAAAACCGCTTCAACCACCATCACGGTTAGTTAATAGCGGCATATACAAGTTGAAGGTGAGAGATATCGTGGAGAACAGTGATATACAGCCCAGCCCGCGAGGCGAGCTAGAGTTCACTGATATCGTAAATAACATGAGTCGAAGAGGTATTAGAGTGAGAGTAGCCAAGCTACCCGAGTCAACTTGGATAGATGTCGGCAGGCCATGGCACATTATTGAAGCTAACAAGATGGCTCTAAAGGAATTAAAAGGAAGGATCATAAAGGGATCAATCGTGGAGCCTGTATACATTACTGGAGATGTATACATAGGGGAGGATGCGGTAGTAAAACCCTTCACGATAATAGAGGGGCCGGCATACATTGATAGAAACGTTGAACTAGGCCCGAGTGCTAGGATAAGACCTTGGACCGTAGTCTGCAGCGGCTCGAAGATAGGATTCAGTGTTGAAGTCAAGGAGAGCGTGATACTAGAGAACGTAAAAGCAAAACACCTCGCCTACATAGGAGACAGCATTATATGCGAGGAGGTTAACATAGCTGCTGGGACAATCATAGCTAACCTTAGATTTGATAGAGCTACAATTAAAATGAACATAGAGAACCACATCGAGGACACGGGTAGAGTTAAAATGGGAGCTGTAATAGGGGCCCGTGCATCAATAGGAGTCAACGTATCGATCTCACCAGGCGTTAAGATTGGAAGTGGCGCCTGGATCATGCCGGGTACAGTAGTCTACAGGGATGTTGAATCTAACACCATATACTATGGTAGCGGGGAGAGTAGGAATAAAAGCCGGGATTAATTAGATTAAAGTGTAGTGGAGGAGAGATGACGAGAACATACAGAATAGAGGATTTCAAAGAGAAGTACCCGAATCTAGCTAGAGAGATACTTGACGGTGAAGGCGAAGGAGACTTGAAGATAATCTTTGATGCAAGCTACATTGACCCGTGGAAGGGGTATCTACCTTCAGCAATAGACTACATAAGACGCTGTAAAACTGTAGAGGAAGCCCTAGAAGTCCTCGACTACCTTGTTAAACACGAAGAGCTGAGCGTAGAAGAGGGAGTAAGGCTTAGGAGAATTCTAGAAGAGAAAGGGTTAGAATACTTCGGGAGGAGAAAAGAGGACGACTACTACTACAAGGAGGCTAGGAAGTTCTGGAGGACACTGAATAGACTCCTCAGGGGTAATGCAGGCCTGGAAGCACGCGTCGAGGAGAAGGATTAAACTAGCCTGGAGTCCTTGGCTGGCGGGATATCCTGGAGCATAAAGTAGCTCTCAAATAAGTTAGATTCTAGCCTGCATTCTCAGAGTGGGCTCTGGGTTTAGACTTAGCTGCTACAATTTTCACTACATCTCCATCTCCCAGGATGTGGTTTTCCCCAATTCTCCTCTTACTCCTTGCATCTATAGCGTAGAGGAAGCTCTCGCCGAGCTCTGTGTGCACCATGTAAGCTAGTTTTCTAGCAGTAATACCCTTGGGGACTAAGTATGCGTCTGGAAGCACGTTTCCATAGTGATCAGTATACTTGTTCTCGTCTTCAACAGGGTATACTACGATAAACCCGAGCTTCCTGAAGACAGCTGTGTTAAGAAGCTCTTGAACACCTGTTGAACCGTAGCGCTTGAGGAC
Coding sequences within:
- a CDS encoding 30S ribosomal protein S3ae, encoding MSSGRRAVVRDKWKLKKWYDVVVPQSLGGIVVATTPADTPEKLIGRVVETTLYDITGDITQVHVKLYFQVTSVEGNKALTRFKGHELARDYIKSLVRRKSSKIQGIVDVTTKDGYKLRVTIIALTSYRCKTTQKKAIRKIMREYILKKASELTLDEFLQEILSYKISSEIAELARKIYPIRRVEVYKSKLLAAPPVSVEPKPAATPQLG
- a CDS encoding sugar phosphate nucleotidyltransferase — its product is MKAVILAAGNGVRLKPVTETRPKPLVPVLCKPLLLWHLERLASVREIDEVVIVVGYMDTAIRTLVESYKHPFKVRFVKQEKPLGTGDAVIKGIEGLDHDEDVVIVYSDIYSSVNVIPEIARIEGSVLVAAEVSDPEKYGVIVEENGFLKTIVEKPLQPPSRLVNSGIYKLKVRDIVENSDIQPSPRGELEFTDIVNNMSRRGIRVRVAKLPESTWIDVGRPWHIIEANKMALKELKGRIIKGSIVEPVYITGDVYIGEDAVVKPFTIIEGPAYIDRNVELGPSARIRPWTVVCSGSKIGFSVEVKESVILENVKAKHLAYIGDSIICEEVNIAAGTIIANLRFDRATIKMNIENHIEDTGRVKMGAVIGARASIGVNVSISPGVKIGSGAWIMPGTVVYRDVESNTIYYGSGESRNKSRD
- a CDS encoding phosphoesterase → MSKATSGGDLVSVLTKEKKIRIVPDTSLDSLIAASILLKTLREHNKSPRVSLDPKLLLDDRDEPSILLNLPPVSGSRQVSLVFTGESSITGIIASLLDDLFVIEWWDKVLAIIAGLYRNLYVFREGKFKGVEDRILRELISSKKLVEVPSMLRAWGVDRLGLARSLKRTLIPFMPGLTGNIEPIKEITQRIFKRNPEELRVLDASNEKEMILLLEFLRELARVLNVNVGELSNKLLGDFIVSSEVFEGLKLQLSEAMGALLVFNSLEKRNPLYVIGVSVDSSLIPSMLTVYEEHIEEASSLLGITIPKWLADRSEYIDVEEFFERPGIVADILGNLNALPQGRPVLILHEGVKVTELRELLRIGVKPEDAYARCDEVQLCVVK
- a CDS encoding DUF2095 family protein; amino-acid sequence: MTRTYRIEDFKEKYPNLAREILDGEGEGDLKIIFDASYIDPWKGYLPSAIDYIRRCKTVEEALEVLDYLVKHEELSVEEGVRLRRILEEKGLEYFGRRKEDDYYYKEARKFWRTLNRLLRGNAGLEARVEEKD
- a CDS encoding KEOPS complex subunit Pcc1, which gives rise to MRSKVEDRHSCIACLTISGPREFVEAVYSSLHPDNLEAGEEIRISETISSNLYKVEVSVKGGLSSAFKTARSTISEILNLLAMLESVIEGTA